A region from the Pseudopipra pipra isolate bDixPip1 chromosome 8, bDixPip1.hap1, whole genome shotgun sequence genome encodes:
- the SLC18A2 gene encoding synaptic vesicular amine transporter isoform X1 has product MAWGELGLLRWLRESRQSRKLILLIVFIALLLDNMLLTVVVPIIPSYLYSIEHEKNATEIQTPKPNPLSATMDSFQSIFSYYDNTTMVTGNESEESQPSEVHPTQTEQVPVNVTPSPPDCPRDDKELLNENVRVGLLFASKATVQLVTNPFIGPLTNRIGYQIPLFAGFCIMFVSTIMFAFSGSYALLFIARSLQGVGSSCSSVAGMGLLATVYTDDEERGNAMGIALGGLAMGVLVGPPFGSVMYEFVGKSSPFLVLAALALLDGAVQLLVLQPSRTQAESQKGTPLLTLLKDPYIIIAAGSICFANMAIAMLEPALPIWMMETMCSKKWQLGVAFLPASVSYLIGTNLFGILAHKIGRWLCALLGMLIVGISILCVPFAKNIYGLIAPTFGVGFAIGMVDSSMMPIMGYLVDLRHVSVYGSVYAIADVAFCMGFAIGPSAGGAIAKAIGFPWLMTIIGIVDILFAPLCFFLRSPPAKEEKMAILMDHNCPVKTKMYTQNNIQSYPIGEEEEYESDE; this is encoded by the exons ATGGCTTGGGGCGAGCTCGGGCTCCTGCGCTGGCTGCGGGAGAGCCGCCAGTCCCGCAAACTCATCCTGCTCATCGTCTTCATCGCCCTGCTGCTGGACAACATGCTGCTCACCGTGGTCG TGCCAATAATTCCCAGTTACCTTTACAGCATCGAACATGAGAAAAACGCCACAGAAATCCAGACCCCCAAGCCCAACCCCCTCTCAGCCACGATGGACAGTTTTCAGAGCATCTTCTCCTACTACGACAACACAACGATGGTTACGGGGAACGAGTCTGAAGAGAGCCAGCCCAGCGAGGTGCACCCCACCCAGACAGAACAGGTGCCAGTCAATGTGACTCCTTCCCCCCCCGACTGCCCCCGGGACGACAAGGAGCTGCTGAACGAGAACGTTCGAGTTGGGCTCCTGTTTGCTTCCAAAGCAACAGTGCAGCTCGTGACCAACCCCTTCATAGGGCCGCTGACAAACAG aataGGCTACCAGATTCCACTGTTTGCTGGCTTCTGCATCATGTTTGTGTCGACAATCA tgtttGCCTTCTCTGGAAGCTATGCATTGCTGTTTATTGCCAGGTCCCTTCAAGGAGTGGGTTCCTCTTGTTCTTCAGTGGCAG GGATGGGTTTGCTGGCCACTGTGTACACGGACGATGAAGAGAGAGGCAATGCCATGGGAATTGCACTGGGAGGCCTGGCCATGGGAGTGTTAG tggGCCCCCCCTTCGGGAGTGTCATGTATGAGTTTGTGGGGAAGAGTTCTCCTTTCCTGGTTCTGGCAGCGCTGGCTCTGTTAGATGGAG CTGTTCAGTTGCTGGTTCTGCAGCCATCCAGGACACAGGCAGAG AGCCAGAAGGGGACACCGCTACTGACACTTTTGAAGGACCCCTACATCATTATTGCAGCAG GATCCATCTGCTTTGCCAATATGGCTATTGCTATGCTTGAACCAGCCTTACCCATCTGGATGATGGAGACCATGTGCTCAAAAAAATGGCAGCTTG GTGTTGCTTTTCTCCCAGCTAGTGTCTCTTATCTCATTGGGACTAATCTTTTTGGGATACTCGCACACAAAATTGGCAG GTGGCTTTGTGCTTTGCTGGGGATGCTAATTGTGGGAATAAGTATTTTATGT GTACCATTTGCTAAAAACATTTATGGGCTCATAGCACCAACCTTTGGAGTTGGATTTGCCATTG gAATGGTGGACTCCTCCATGATGCCCATCATGGGCTATCTCGTGGACCTGCGCCACGTGTCCGTCTACGGCAGCGTCTACGCCATCGCCGACGTCGCCTTCTGCATGGGCTTTGCCATAG GTCCCTCTGCTGGCGGTGCCATTGCCAAGGCCATTGGATTCCCATGGCTCATGACAATTATAGGGATTGTGGATATCCTCTTCGCTCCCCTGTGCTTTTTCCTTCGAAGTCCACCTGccaaagaggagaaaatg GCAATACTCATGGATCACAACTGCcctgtgaaaacaaaaatgtacaCCCAGAACAACATCCAGTCCTACCCCATAGGTGAAGAAGAAGAATATGAGAGCGATGAATAA
- the SLC18A2 gene encoding synaptic vesicular amine transporter isoform X2 translates to MAWGELGLLRWLRESRQSRKLILLIVFIALLLDNMLLTVVVPIIPSYLYSIEHEKNATEIQTPKPNPLSATMDSFQSIFSYYDNTTMVTGNESEESQPSEVHPTQTEQVPVNVTPSPPDCPRDDKELLNENVRVGLLFASKATVQLVTNPFIGPLTNRIGYQIPLFAGFCIMFVSTIMFAFSGSYALLFIARSLQGVGSSCSSVAGMGLLATVYTDDEERGNAMGIALGGLAMGVLVGPPFGSVMYEFVGKSSPFLVLAALALLDGAVQLLVLQPSRTQAESQKGTPLLTLLKDPYIIIAAGSICFANMAIAMLEPALPIWMMETMCSKKWQLGVAFLPASVSYLIGTNLFGILAHKIGRWLCALLGMLIVGISILCVPFAKNIYGLIAPTFGVGFAIGMVDSSMMPIMGYLVDLRHVSVYGSVYAIADVAFCMGFAIGECPSAAWRAQPETGDLLQCQL, encoded by the exons ATGGCTTGGGGCGAGCTCGGGCTCCTGCGCTGGCTGCGGGAGAGCCGCCAGTCCCGCAAACTCATCCTGCTCATCGTCTTCATCGCCCTGCTGCTGGACAACATGCTGCTCACCGTGGTCG TGCCAATAATTCCCAGTTACCTTTACAGCATCGAACATGAGAAAAACGCCACAGAAATCCAGACCCCCAAGCCCAACCCCCTCTCAGCCACGATGGACAGTTTTCAGAGCATCTTCTCCTACTACGACAACACAACGATGGTTACGGGGAACGAGTCTGAAGAGAGCCAGCCCAGCGAGGTGCACCCCACCCAGACAGAACAGGTGCCAGTCAATGTGACTCCTTCCCCCCCCGACTGCCCCCGGGACGACAAGGAGCTGCTGAACGAGAACGTTCGAGTTGGGCTCCTGTTTGCTTCCAAAGCAACAGTGCAGCTCGTGACCAACCCCTTCATAGGGCCGCTGACAAACAG aataGGCTACCAGATTCCACTGTTTGCTGGCTTCTGCATCATGTTTGTGTCGACAATCA tgtttGCCTTCTCTGGAAGCTATGCATTGCTGTTTATTGCCAGGTCCCTTCAAGGAGTGGGTTCCTCTTGTTCTTCAGTGGCAG GGATGGGTTTGCTGGCCACTGTGTACACGGACGATGAAGAGAGAGGCAATGCCATGGGAATTGCACTGGGAGGCCTGGCCATGGGAGTGTTAG tggGCCCCCCCTTCGGGAGTGTCATGTATGAGTTTGTGGGGAAGAGTTCTCCTTTCCTGGTTCTGGCAGCGCTGGCTCTGTTAGATGGAG CTGTTCAGTTGCTGGTTCTGCAGCCATCCAGGACACAGGCAGAG AGCCAGAAGGGGACACCGCTACTGACACTTTTGAAGGACCCCTACATCATTATTGCAGCAG GATCCATCTGCTTTGCCAATATGGCTATTGCTATGCTTGAACCAGCCTTACCCATCTGGATGATGGAGACCATGTGCTCAAAAAAATGGCAGCTTG GTGTTGCTTTTCTCCCAGCTAGTGTCTCTTATCTCATTGGGACTAATCTTTTTGGGATACTCGCACACAAAATTGGCAG GTGGCTTTGTGCTTTGCTGGGGATGCTAATTGTGGGAATAAGTATTTTATGT GTACCATTTGCTAAAAACATTTATGGGCTCATAGCACCAACCTTTGGAGTTGGATTTGCCATTG gAATGGTGGACTCCTCCATGATGCCCATCATGGGCTATCTCGTGGACCTGCGCCACGTGTCCGTCTACGGCAGCGTCTACGCCATCGCCGACGTCGCCTTCTGCATGGGCTTTGCCATAG GTGAGTGtccttctgctgcctggagagcaCAGCCAGAAACAGGGGATCTGCTGCAATGCCAGCTGTGA